The Streptococcus sp. S5 genome contains a region encoding:
- the rlmD gene encoding 23S rRNA (uracil(1939)-C(5))-methyltransferase RlmD has product MLKKNEIVTVEIVDLTHEGAGVAKVDGLVFFVENALPGEVIRMRVLKVNKKIGYGKVEEYLEKSPHRNEELDLAYLRSGIADLGHLAYPEQLKFKAKQVKDSLYKMAGISDIEVPLTLGMDHPVQYRNKAQVPVRRVNGQVETGFFRKNSHDLMPIEDFYIQDPVIDQVVLALRDLIRRFDLKPYDEKEQSGLIRNLVVRRGHHLGEIMVILVTTRPKIFRVDQLIEQLIKQFPAIKSVMQNINDQNTNAIFGKEWRTLYGQDYITDQMLGNSFQISGPAFYQVNTEMAEKLYQTAIDFAELREDDVVIDAYSGIGTIGLSVAKHVKEVYGVEVIPEAVENSQKNASLNGITNAHYVCNTAENAMKNWLKEGIQPTVILVDPPRKGLTESFIKASAQTGADRIAYISCNVATMARDIKLYQELGYELKKVQPVDLFPQTHHVECVSLLVKRN; this is encoded by the coding sequence ATGTTAAAGAAAAATGAAATTGTAACGGTTGAGATTGTCGATTTGACACACGAAGGAGCAGGAGTGGCTAAGGTCGATGGCCTGGTCTTTTTTGTGGAGAATGCCCTGCCAGGCGAAGTCATCCGTATGCGCGTGCTCAAGGTCAATAAGAAGATTGGCTACGGAAAAGTAGAGGAGTACTTGGAAAAATCTCCTCACCGCAATGAAGAGTTAGACCTGGCTTACTTGCGAAGCGGTATTGCCGACTTGGGCCACCTGGCTTATCCAGAGCAGCTGAAATTCAAGGCCAAGCAGGTCAAGGATAGCCTTTACAAGATGGCAGGAATCTCTGATATCGAAGTACCCCTGACCTTGGGGATGGACCACCCTGTTCAGTACCGCAACAAGGCCCAAGTCCCTGTCCGTCGTGTCAATGGTCAGGTAGAGACAGGCTTCTTTCGCAAGAACTCTCATGATTTGATGCCGATTGAAGATTTCTATATCCAAGATCCAGTCATTGACCAAGTGGTCTTGGCACTTCGGGATTTGATTCGTCGGTTTGACCTCAAGCCTTATGATGAAAAGGAACAGTCTGGCTTGATTCGCAATCTTGTGGTCCGCCGAGGTCACCATTTAGGAGAAATCATGGTCATTTTGGTCACTACTCGTCCTAAGATTTTCCGTGTGGACCAGTTGATCGAGCAGTTGATCAAGCAATTCCCAGCCATCAAATCCGTTATGCAAAATATCAACGACCAGAATACCAATGCCATTTTTGGAAAAGAATGGCGGACACTTTATGGTCAGGATTACATTACTGACCAAATGTTGGGCAATAGCTTCCAAATCTCTGGACCAGCCTTTTACCAGGTCAATACCGAAATGGCAGAGAAGCTCTATCAGACAGCCATTGACTTTGCGGAGTTAAGAGAAGATGATGTCGTGATTGATGCCTACTCCGGAATTGGGACCATTGGCTTATCCGTTGCCAAGCACGTCAAGGAAGTCTATGGCGTAGAAGTCATCCCTGAAGCTGTGGAGAATAGCCAGAAGAATGCTAGCTTAAACGGTATCACCAATGCCCATTATGTCTGCAATACAGCAGAAAATGCTATGAAGAATTGGCTCAAGGAAGGTATCCAGCCAACTGTTATCCTAGTCGACCCGCCACGCAAGGGCTTGACCGAGAGCTTTATTAAAGCAAGTGCCCAAACAGGCGCTGACCGCATCGCTTATATTTCCTGTAACGTCGCTACTATGGCGCGTGATATCAAACTCTACCAAGAGTTGGGTTATGAACTGAAGAAAGTGCAGCCGGTGGATTTATTTCCGCAAACGCATCATGTCGAGTGTGTTAGCTTGTTAGTGAAACGCAATTAA